GGCTACCCGCTTTCAACGGAGCCATACGCTCACGATATGCCAGTGCGGTATAAAGATCCGGAGAGTGATCACGAGACCCGACTGGAGACTGCCCGCTGCTAGAGGCCTGCGCTGTGGCTCACAACGCAGCAGCGGGAGCGGTGTTCGATAGCGCGGTGTCTTCAGCTACCGGTCGCTCAGGCGTCCTCGCCAGCACCCTCCGCGTCCGTCGGGAGTTCGTCGACCTGGCCGGCGAGACTGGCCGCGTCCGCGGCGACGGTCTCGTAGTCGACGCCGGCCTCGTCGGCGACGGTGCGGAGGTGCGACGCCAGCAGTGCCAGCGTCTCCAGGCCGGCTTGTTCGCCCTCGCTGCGGCGGGCGGCCGTGGAGTCGACGCGGTCGCCGCGCACCACGCCGACGTGGAGTGCGGAGAGGTCGTCGGCGTCGTCGAGGAGGGCGCGGGCGGCGGCGAGTTCGGTCGCGAACGCCGTGTCGGCGTCTGCGTCGGCGTCCGTGGCGTCGGCGGTGTCGGGCGTGTCGGCAGTGTCGTCGCTCACGACCGTCGGGTGGGCCGGGGCGAGGAAAAGCGGTCGGGTGCGGGTCGCGGCGGTTACGCGTCGTCGGGGCGCGGCCGCGCGGTGAACAGCGTCGAGACGATGCTGAACGGCTCGTACACCGACTGGTGGCACGGGCAGTACACCTCGTTGGCGGCGTTGAACTTCACGCCACCCTCGGCCTTGAACGCGGGGACACAACAGAAGTGCGTACACTTGTTGAGCCACGCCATCACGCCCTGAGAGGTGGACGCCTGCAGCCACGTCTGCACGTCGTCGGTGACCGTGTACGGCTCGGACTGGTCGGGGGCCTGCGCCTCGCCGTTGGCCGCCAGTTCCTCGATGACCGGCGAGCGGAGCACGTTCACCGGGATGGTGTCCTCGGTGTCCTGCGAGCGCCAGTTGGCGGTGCCGGGCTTGCCGAGGCCGGAGACGCCGACGCCGTTGCCCCACGACTCGTAGTCGTCGAACATGGAGATGTTGAGCGCGTCGCCGTCGCTCAGTTCCTCCTGCCACGCGAAGCCGGGCGACCCGCCGACGTAGAACACGTTGTCGGACTCGTACTGCGGCTGGATGCCCTCGTACGTCTCGACGCCGCAGTACTGGAACCACTCCGAGGAGTACGTCTTGCCGCCGAGTTCCATCTCGGCGACGTTGACGGTGCGTCCCCCGACCTCCTGGGTCGACACTTCGGGCCAGACGCCCTTGATCGTCCCGTCACCCTGGATCTCGACGGGGATCTGCGGCATCCCGCGCGGCGCCGGGCCGGCGGTGTTCTCGATGGCCATGGCCTCCGTCGCACCGCCACCCCGACCGGGCGAGGTGGTGACGCTGTTGATGGCGGCCGAGCCGGTGGCCCCCACGCCCGCAAGGGCCGCCCCGCCCACGACGCCCTTGACGAACCGGCGACGGCCGGACTCGCCGGGGTACTTGTCGTCGTCTGCGCTCATAGCCCCCTCTCGGAGGGCGCCACGCAAAAGCCTGACGAACGGCCGCTCCCCGGGCGTCTTCCGTCGATTCTCCGGCGCCTCGACGGGCGGGCTCGCGCGACCGCTCGCGACCGCCCGCCACGGCGCTCGCCTCGGCGCTCGGCGCGGGATTCACGAGCGCTCCGGAGCGGTACACACGGCTCATAGCGAGGTACTTCACCCGGCAGGCAAGACTCCTCGATGGCGTACCGGACACCGCGTCGCCGGTCCGCCGGTCCGTGTCCACGTCCCGCGGGCGCCCGCCACCGTGCCGCGCGGGACATCATCGTTCTGAATCGGTCTCGACCCCGGCCCCCGTCGCTCTCGCCGA
The DNA window shown above is from Halobaculum marinum and carries:
- a CDS encoding Rieske 2Fe-2S domain-containing protein, with the translated sequence MSADDDKYPGESGRRRFVKGVVGGAALAGVGATGSAAINSVTTSPGRGGGATEAMAIENTAGPAPRGMPQIPVEIQGDGTIKGVWPEVSTQEVGGRTVNVAEMELGGKTYSSEWFQYCGVETYEGIQPQYESDNVFYVGGSPGFAWQEELSDGDALNISMFDDYESWGNGVGVSGLGKPGTANWRSQDTEDTIPVNVLRSPVIEELAANGEAQAPDQSEPYTVTDDVQTWLQASTSQGVMAWLNKCTHFCCVPAFKAEGGVKFNAANEVYCPCHQSVYEPFSIVSTLFTARPRPDDA